The following DNA comes from bacterium.
CGGCCTGGAACGCGGCGGATTCCATTGTCCAGGTGGCGGCAGGCATCGATTTTCTGGTGGAGCGGTTGACGACATTGGATTGATCCCGGCGCCGCCCGAGGCGGGCGGAGGATCCGGCGCGGTCGACAAGGGCGGGAAGCAGAGGGGGGGTCGGATGGATCGGCTGGACCGGGTCGTCACGGTGATCCTGGGCGGTGGACGCGGCACGCGCCTGATGCCGCTCACCATGAAGCGCTCCAAACCCGCCGTCTCCTTCGGCGGCAAGTACCGCTTGGTGGACATCCCCATCAGCAACTGCCTGCACGCCGGGCTGGGCAAGGTCTTCGTGCTGACCCAGTTCAACAGCTACAGCCTCAATCGCCACGTCCAGTCCAGCTATGTCATGCGGGACTTCCGCGGCAGCTTCGTCGAGGTCTTCGCGGCCGAACAGACCCTGGACAATCCGGACTGGTTCCAGGGGACGGCCGACGCCGTGCGCCAGGTGATGCCCCACCTGCGCGCCTACCAGCCCACCCACGTGCTCATCCTTTCCGGCGACCAGCTCTACTCCATGAACCTGCGCGATTTCATCACCGCCCACATGGACTCGGCCGAGAGCATCACGGTGGCCACAACGGCGGTGGGGCGCGAGAGCGCCCGCGGTTTCGGCATCATGCGGACCAAGGGCGGCCGCATCACGGAGTTCGTGGAGAAACCCGGGGACGAGGCCCTGCTCGACAGCCTGGCCCAGCCCGACGGGCACTTCCTGGCCTCCATGGGCATCTATGTTTTCTGCTTCGACACCCTGGAGCGCCTCCTCACCACCCACCGCTCCTGCACGGACTTCGGGCGCGAGATCATCCCCGCCGCCCTCAAGGAGGAGCCGGTGCGCGCCTACCGCCATGAGGGCTACTGGGAGGACATCGGGACGATCCGCTCCTTCTACGAGGCCAACCTCATGCTCACCAAGCGCGTGCCCGAGGTGGAACTCTACGACCCGGAGCGCCCCATCTACACCAATGCCCGCTACCTGCCGCCCTCGCGCCTGTCCGGCTGCCAGGTGACGGACAGCCTCATCTGCGATGGCTGCTACATCAACGGGGCCCGCATCGAGCGCTCCATCATCGGCATCCGCTCCGTGATCGGCAACGACACCGAGATCACCGACTCCATCATCATGGGCGCCGACGAGTACGACTTCCGCAACCCGCCGCCCGGCAAGCTGCCCCAGGCCATCGGCCGCGGCGTGACCATCCGCCACGCCATCATCGACAAGGGGGCGCGCATCGGCGCCGACGTGCACCTGGTCAACGAGCGGGGATTGGAGGACTACACCGACGACTACGTCCACATCCGCGAGGGGATCATCGTGGTGCCGCGGGAGACGATGATCCCGTCGGGTTATCGCATCTAGCAGCTTGTCGGACTTGGCCGCTTCGCGGTCTTCATCGCCCCACCCGACGCTCGCGTCGGGCCTGTCGGTCCCATTCGACGCAGATTTCTTGCGAGCAAATACCATTACGCGACGCGAAATCTCCGCCGAATGGCCCTCGACATGGGCGCGAATCCCATCGAAGGCCCAAGCCCGAAAGGCTGCTAGCCTGTTTGCCTGGCCGGTCATGCATCCCACGGGCCCGGCTCCCCCGGCCGGGTCCGGCGCGATCAGGGGTGGCCGGGTCCAGTCGCGGGGCTGCTGTCCGTCCGGTGCAGGCCGGCCGACAGCCCCAGCGCCGTTCCCACCGCCAGATCCAGCCCGCCCAGCGCCGCCAGGCCCCAGGGGCTCTCCGCCGCCAGGAGCTTGAGCCAGCTGGAAAGGGCGATCATGGTCGCGATGAGCGCCAGCAGCCGCGGCTGGTAGACGCGCCAGGCCGGCACCCGTTCCCGCCCGCGCAGCCAGGCCACGTTGGCCGCCAGGATGCGCCGCATGACACGGCGTGCCTTGAACACGCCCAGGGCCAATCCCAATGGCAGCAACCAGGCGAAGTGCCCCGCGCCGAGGCCCAGGCCGAAGGCGCGGCTGAAGAGGCGCCAGGCGACCAGCAGGAGGATGAGGCTGGCCAGGCGCAGGACCCAGCCGCCCGCCACGATCAGGGTGTGTCCACTCAGCATGAAGGAAGGTGCAGCGGCGGCGGGGGCGGAATGTCAGGGGGATGTCGGACCGGGCCTCCCGCCGGTTGGCCGGGCCAGGCTCCCCTCGCCGGCTGCCGAGTAGATGCCCGCCGAGGCCAGCAGCGCGGCGGCGATGGCCAGGTCCATGGCGCCAAGCAGGGCGGTGGGCAGCGCCCGGCCGGCGAAGATCTGGCGCAGCCAGGCCATCAGCATGACCATGGCGGCGATGAAGGCGAAGAGCTGGGGCGGGTAGAGCTGCCAGGGCCAGAGGCGGCCGCGGTGGGCGAGCAGGCGGTCCCGGTTCGCCACCATGCGGCGGCGCATGACGAAGCGGGCCTTGCCCCAGCCCCCGGCCGCCGCCAGGGGCAGCAGCCAGGCGAGGAGGACGGGCTCCAAGCCCAGCTGGAGGGCCTGGCGGAGCAGGACGCCCGTCTTCCACAGCAGGGAGAGCGCGCCCAGGCGCAGGATCCAGCCGCCCAGCCTCACCAAATGGATTCCACTCACACCGCCCCCAATTTTGGCGCAACGTAGCATTGCCCCCGGCCTGGATGCGGCGGGATGACGAGCGGCTCCTTACCTTGCAGGCCGCCATGCAGATAGATCCGGAGGAAGCCATGCCCGCCATCGTCGAGTGCGTCCCCAACTTCTCGGAGGGCCGCGACCGCGCCAGGATCGACCAGATCACCGCCGCCATCGCCGCCGTGCCCGGAGTCACCTTGCTGGATGTGGATCCCGGCGCCGCCACCCATCGCACCGTCGTCACCTTCACCGGGGATCCCGACAGCGTGCTGGAGGCGGCCTTCCAGGCCATCAAGACCGCGGCCGAGACCATCGACATGCGGCGCCACCAGGGCGAGCACGCGCGCATGGGCGCCACCGACGTCTGCCCCTTCGTGCCGGTCTCGGGGATCAGCATGGCGGAGTGCGCGGCCCTGGCCGAGCGGCTGGGGGAGCGGGTGGGCCGCGAGCTGGAGATCCCCGTCTACCTCTACGAGCAGGCCGCCCGCAGCGAGCAGCGGCGCAATCTGGCCGAAGTGCGCGCCGGCGAGTATGAGGGCCTGGGCCAGAAGCTGGCCGACCCCGCCTGGCGGCCCGACTTCGGCCCCGCCATCTTCGGCGAGCGCCAGCAGCGCACGGGCGCCACCGTCATCGGCGCGCGGCCCTTCCTCATCGCCTGGAACTTCAATCTCAACACCCGCGACGCGGCGCGCGCCCACGACGTGGCCATCACCCTGCGCGAGAAGGGCCGCCTGGCCAAGGATGCCCAGGGCAAGATCCTCAAGGACGCCGCCGGCAACAAGCTGCGCCAGCCGGGCCGCCTGCCCGCCACCAAGTGCGTGGGCTGGTACATCCCTGAATTCCGCCGCGCCCAGATCAGCATGAACCTGACCGACTTCCGCGTCACGCCCATGGCCGTCGCCTTTGATGCGGCGGTGGAGGAGGCGGCCAAGGCGGGTTTGCGCGTGACGGGGGCGGAGGTCGTCGGCCTGGTGCCGCTGGAGGCCCTGCTCGAGGCGGGCCGCCATTACCTGGCCAGGCAGGGGCGCTGCACGGGCCAGAGCGAGGCCGAGCTGCTGGAGACGGCGGTGCAGAGCATGGGCCTCTCCGAGCTTTACCCCTTCAAGGCCGAGGAGAAGGTGGTGGACTACCGCGTGTCCCGACGGAGCGGCCGCCTGGTGGACCTGGACCTGGGCGCTTTCGCCGACCTGCTCGCCTCCGACGCCCCAGCCCCCGGCGGCGGCTCCACGGCCGCCCTCTGCGGCGCGTTGGGGGCGGCCCTGGCCGCCATGGTGGCCAACCTGACCCACGGCAAGAAGGGCCTGGGCCGGCATGACGAGGAGATGGACCGCGTGGCGGCGGAGGGACAGCGCCTCAAGGCGCGCTTCCTGGGGCTCATGGACGAGGACACGGAGGCCTTCGCCGCCGTGATGGCCGCCATGAAGCTGCCCAAAGGGAGCGACGAGGAGAGAGCCGTCCGCGGCGCCGCCCTGGAGGAGGCCAACCGGCACGCCACGCTCATCCCTTTCCAGGTGGTGGAGCTGTGCGGCCCGGCCCTGGAGCTGGCCGTCGCCGTGGCCGCGCGCGGCAATCCCAACAGTCTGTCCGACGCCGGCGTGGCCGCCCTCTGCCTGGGCAGCGCCTGCGATGGCGCGGCCATGAACGTGCGCATCAATCTGGCGGGCATCGCCGACAAGGCCTGGGCGGAAGAGATGGACCGCCGCGCGCGCGGGTTGCAGGAGGCCCTCCACGCCCGGCGCACGCCGCTGCTGGCCGCCATCGAGGAGCGGCTGGCCTTTCGCGGATGACCTCACAGCCGAAGTTTCAAGCGGCCCGG
Coding sequences within:
- a CDS encoding sugar phosphate nucleotidyltransferase, whose protein sequence is MDRLDRVVTVILGGGRGTRLMPLTMKRSKPAVSFGGKYRLVDIPISNCLHAGLGKVFVLTQFNSYSLNRHVQSSYVMRDFRGSFVEVFAAEQTLDNPDWFQGTADAVRQVMPHLRAYQPTHVLILSGDQLYSMNLRDFITAHMDSAESITVATTAVGRESARGFGIMRTKGGRITEFVEKPGDEALLDSLAQPDGHFLASMGIYVFCFDTLERLLTTHRSCTDFGREIIPAALKEEPVRAYRHEGYWEDIGTIRSFYEANLMLTKRVPEVELYDPERPIYTNARYLPPSRLSGCQVTDSLICDGCYINGARIERSIIGIRSVIGNDTEITDSIIMGADEYDFRNPPPGKLPQAIGRGVTIRHAIIDKGARIGADVHLVNERGLEDYTDDYVHIREGIIVVPRETMIPSGYRI
- the ftcD gene encoding glutamate formimidoyltransferase, which translates into the protein MQIDPEEAMPAIVECVPNFSEGRDRARIDQITAAIAAVPGVTLLDVDPGAATHRTVVTFTGDPDSVLEAAFQAIKTAAETIDMRRHQGEHARMGATDVCPFVPVSGISMAECAALAERLGERVGRELEIPVYLYEQAARSEQRRNLAEVRAGEYEGLGQKLADPAWRPDFGPAIFGERQQRTGATVIGARPFLIAWNFNLNTRDAARAHDVAITLREKGRLAKDAQGKILKDAAGNKLRQPGRLPATKCVGWYIPEFRRAQISMNLTDFRVTPMAVAFDAAVEEAAKAGLRVTGAEVVGLVPLEALLEAGRHYLARQGRCTGQSEAELLETAVQSMGLSELYPFKAEEKVVDYRVSRRSGRLVDLDLGAFADLLASDAPAPGGGSTAALCGALGAALAAMVANLTHGKKGLGRHDEEMDRVAAEGQRLKARFLGLMDEDTEAFAAVMAAMKLPKGSDEERAVRGAALEEANRHATLIPFQVVELCGPALELAVAVAARGNPNSLSDAGVAALCLGSACDGAAMNVRINLAGIADKAWAEEMDRRARGLQEALHARRTPLLAAIEERLAFRG